The Salicibibacter halophilus DNA window GATATTTTCAACAACGGCCGGATGTTCAAACATGTTCACGTTCATGGCAGGCGCGATATAGACAGGCGCCCGTGTCGCCAGTAGCGTCGTCGTGAGCATATCATCGGCAATCCCGTTCGCATATTTTCCGATGAGGTCGGCCGTGGCAGGCGCGACCACAACGTTATCCGCCCAATCGGCGACATCAATGTGGGCAACCTTGTCCACTTCTTCTTCACTAAATGTATCTATATAGACTCGGTCCCGCGTTAAAGCCTGGAACGTTAACGGAGTGATGAATTCACGGGCACCCTCGGTCATGATGACTTTTACGTTCGCGCCCGCCTGGTGCAATTTGGAAGCAAGCGCGGCCGCTTTAAATGCAGCAATCCCGCCGGTGACACCGAGAATAATATTTCTGTCTTTCATCGTAAGCTCCTTCCCATATGCTTTTACACGCATTATATCATTCCGGTTGTCGAATTACAGCGTTTTATGATGATTTATCATATTGGGTGGGGGGGATGGGAGGACTCCAACGCTCATACGATATAATTTCGGAAACAATGCATAAAATACGTTCGCAAAGGAAGCTCTCGCGATATAATACTAGACATAATTCGGGAAATAACATCGCAAACAGTATTTTGACGATATAATTTTGGATACATCTCACGATATACAATCGCAAGACACGGATACTGGTAAACTTTACTATAATCAATCAACATAATAGGATGACCTTCCATCACCAACGCGTTTAAAATGATTCAATAATATCTGTCTGACTTTTTGGCTGGACCCTTGCATCCCGCCCCATTCATAAAGCCCTTTGGTTGTGACTTTCCGATCCGGAAAAAGAAATCGATATTCGGCTACGCTCCGCATAACGGCTGTTTCGGTGTCTTCCACCATTCCGCATCTGGAACAAAAGAATTTTTTTCTCCGATGTTGCATAAACGACCGGCACCCTGCACATACCACACCCTTTTCCAACCCGTCGAAATCATACTCAGGTAGTCGCATATGAGGGTTATCCGTTGAATGTAACGCGAGTAATTGCTTGGCGAGCTGTTCGTGTTTTCGATTTATTTTAGCATTCATTCTGTTTAATTGTTTCAAAAACCGGGGCACTTGAGGCGTAAACACAGCAGGGAGGTCCGGGGGAGCGCTGTACAGGTAAAATTCAGGGTGGGTAAAAACAAGGAAGTATTCAATCGGGATATTGATTCGAAGTTGTTGAAGCAGCTTTCGAAGTAGCGTTGTGCTCCGTCTCATTTGGAGCAGAGGATCTTGGATCTCAACGCCGGATATTGTCTTCCACTTATCACCATCAATGTAAAAGTCTCCAGCACTATGTTTGGCGTCCAACATATAAATCTTTTCTTGAAAAACAAGCAGCGAATCGATTTGAAAAATCCGGCGGTTCTGTTCGAGTAACAGGTCGTTGATAACGAGGCAATCAGAGGATAAGTTTTCCAACCAGGCATCCATGATTCGTTCTCCGGCATAACCTTGCTCGAGATTCATATAATGCTGGTCATCCGGGAGGGTCATTCGCGCACGTAACATTCGCAAAAACCTTAATTCGACAGGTGTGTCACGCGGTTTAAGAAGCTTCATCGCCCACGTCCTCTCTTTAC harbors:
- a CDS encoding nuclease-related domain-containing protein, with amino-acid sequence MKLLKPRDTPVELRFLRMLRARMTLPDDQHYMNLEQGYAGERIMDAWLENLSSDCLVINDLLLEQNRRIFQIDSLLVFQEKIYMLDAKHSAGDFYIDGDKWKTISGVEIQDPLLQMRRSTTLLRKLLQQLRINIPIEYFLVFTHPEFYLYSAPPDLPAVFTPQVPRFLKQLNRMNAKINRKHEQLAKQLLALHSTDNPHMRLPEYDFDGLEKGVVCAGCRSFMQHRRKKFFCSRCGMVEDTETAVMRSVAEYRFLFPDRKVTTKGLYEWGGMQGSSQKVRQILLNHFKRVGDGRSSYYVD